Proteins encoded by one window of Candidatus Pelagibacter giovannonii:
- a CDS encoding phage tail assembly chaperone, with protein MTKKIVNGELVDLTAEEQTEFDNQPVDTEEKQLQRKINEQVRLPREQLLKDSDWSQLSDNGLSSEKKTEWQTYRQELRDLPSTISSKEDIADLAYPTKPE; from the coding sequence ATGACAAAAAAAATAGTAAATGGCGAGTTGGTTGATTTAACTGCTGAAGAACAAACAGAATTTGATAATCAACCAGTAGATACAGAAGAAAAGCAACTTCAAAGAAAAATAAACGAACAAGTTAGATTGCCTAGAGAACAATTATTAAAAGATAGTGATTGGTCTCAACTTTCTGACAATGGTTTATCTTCTGAAAAGAAAACTGAATGGCAAACTTACAGACAAGAGTTAAGAGATTTGCCTTCAACAATTTCTTCTAAAGAAGATATAGCTGATTTAGCTTATCCAACTAAACCAGAATAA